One uncultured Carboxylicivirga sp. genomic window, CTGGATCGTGGAGAAGGTATTCCATGGCAGGGAAATTATTCTTCATGGTTGGATCAGAAAACCAAACGATTGGCAAATGAAGAAAAGCAGGCCTCTAAACGCAGAAAGACATTAGAGCGGGAATTGGAATGGGTGAGAATGACACCTAAAGCTCGTCAGGCTAAGAGTAAAGCTCGTTTAGGTGCTTACGACAATTTACTCAACGAGGATGTTAAAGAAAAGGAACAGAAACTTGAGATTTTCATTCCTAATGGACCTCGATTAGGCGATAAAGTTATAAATGCTCAAGGAGTTGCAAAGGGATTTGGAGATCGGCTGTTGTTTGAAGATCTGAATTTCACCCTGCCAAAAAACGGGATAGTTGGTGTAATTGGGCCCAATGGTGCTGGTAAAACAACTTTATTTCGTTTAATAATGGGATTGGAAACTCCCGATGCAGGTACTTTTGAAGTGGGAGAAACGGTTAAAACAAGTTATGTTGATCAATCACATGACGATATTTTACCGGGAAAAACAGTTTATGAAGTTGTTTCAAAGGGAGAAGAGACCATAAAAATGGGTGGTAAAGAATTAAATGCACGTGCATATCTATCCAGATTTAATTTCTCAGGCACCGACCAACAAAAGAAATGTGAGATTCTTTCGGGTGGAGAACGAAATCGTTTGCACCTTGCCATGGCACTGAAGGAAGAAGGCAACGTTTTATTACTCGATGAGCCAACCAATGATATTGATGTAAACACCCTTCGTGCATTGGAAGAAGGTTTGGATGACTTTGCCGGATGTGCTGTAGTTATATCTCACGACCGTTGGTTCCTTGATAGGGTCGCAACACACATTATGGCATTTGAAGGAGATTCAAAAATTTATTTCTTTGAAGGTTCATATACCGAATATGAGGAAAACAAGAAGAGACGATTGGGTGATGTTACACCACATCGAATCAAGTACAAGAAACTGATAAAAAATTAGTTCAATAAAAACAAGGGGTTGCTGATCGAAGTGGCCCCTTTTTGTTTAGGACTTGTTTCATTATTTATGGCTCTATGGATATAATACATAGGTATGGTTCCCTTTCCTTTGACTTTGCGTGCAGTGCGGGTTACAATGTGATAGTAATCTTTTACTTTCTTCTGAATTTCCTCTGAAATGTTTATTTGGTCTGGTTCGCAGGCATTTTGCATTCTGGCAGCCATATTAACCGTTTCACCAAATATATCAAACGATAGATTGGTTGTACTTACCGAACTACATATTACATCACCACTGTAAAGACCAATTTTAATTTCCCATTGAATTGAATTAGTCTGGTTTCTTTTTGCGATTGCCTCCCTTAGTTTAATAGCAGTTTTTACTCCTTGTAGTTCTGGATTTTCTAATTCGTGAAACATCCCACATGCAGCCATGTAGGCATCACCAATGGTTTTTATGCGTGTGCAAAACTGAGATTCAATAACTCTGTCAAATTCTTTAAATATTTCCTGTAACTCACGTAGTAATGTACCATGAGACATTTTACCTGATTTAGATGTAAAATCTACCATGTCAACAAACATTACAACGGCATTGCGGTACCTTTTGGGAGGTATTGAGCCATATTGTTTTACCTGTGCTAAAATAGGAGCAGGCAGAATCGATCGTAAAATAGTGTCGTTTTTATGATTCGACAGCATTAACTGATTACGTTGAGCTTTTAAATCTTTAATTTGAGAAGATATTGCTAAAGAAGATTTTATACGGGCAATTAATTCTGTTTCTTCAACTGTTTTTTTGATATAATACATAGCTCCGGCTTCAAAAGCCAGTTTTATGTTGTCAGTTGCATCTGATGCAGATAGCATTATTATTGGAGTGTCTGATGTAAGTTCATTTCGTTTTAGCTTCGAAACGGCCTCCAACCCATTCATGTTAGGCATTTCCCAATCCATCAGAATCAAATCTGGTAAATGACGTACAGCCTGTTTGCAGGCATCCCTTCCGTCATTGGCAGATAAGAGTTCTGCATCAGGAATACTCCTTTCAACAATGTCGCTTATTATGGCCAGCATTGTTGCAGAGTCGTCTACTATTAAAATTTTAGTGCCCATTAATGCAAATATCTATATTATTCCCCTGTGCTTTATTACGTTTAAATATAGGATTTGTTGATTTAACTTTTGTAGAATTAGCTTTTGTTTTGATAAAGCAATGTATTTTTACTGTCTAAAAATGTAACCAATGACTAACGTATGATTATTAATGACGAATTATTAAAGCCGGTTATTGAAGAATCAAGGAACAATAACAGGAGAAGAAAGAATTATAATTTTCATAGGGTTTTGGAAGATCCATTGCAGCGAATGTTGAATGTTTTACAACCTGATAGCTATGTTCAGCCTCACAGACATATGAATCCTGATAAGCGTGAAGCATTTATAATTCTAAAAGGAAAATTGTTGGTCGTTATCTTTAATGAAGGGGGAGAAATAATGGACTCTGCTGTTTTGGATAATACAACCGGATCGTATGGGTATGATATTGATGCAGGAATTTTTCATTCTATAATTGCCCTTGAGCCTGATACAGTTGTGTATGAAGTTAAAGACGGACCCTATTTTCCATTAGATGATAAAAACTTTGCCTCATGGGCCCCAGCTGAAGGGGATGCAAATGCATTAAGTTATAATGAAGAATTAAAAAAGAAACTTTTATAGTCCCTTTGTTCTGAATAAAATAAAAAAAGTGCTTATGGTTTGATAAGATAAGATCATAAGCACTTTCTTAAAGGTACCTCTATACTTATTTTGGTTCCCAAAAACAGCGTTTGGGTGAAGTTATTTTCTCTTCGGCTTTCAATGTTTTCATTGCATTATCAACTTCTTTTTTGTCTAATCCACTTAACTCAGCAATTTCGCCTGCTTTTAATGGTTTCGCCGCCTTTTTCATTGCATCCAGAACTAATTGTGTTGTATCCATTTTCTAAAATTTAAGTTTGTTATTTAGATTTTATTATGTCTGTAAATTGAATTTAATAAGATCCATTTGTTAACAGTTTTAATGCGTATAGGTTTAAACAAACAGTTGAATTTTATAAGAAATAGGATAGTGAATATTAGACATCAAAGGAATGGTTTTGATTGGATTCTTTTATTGCATAATTAACTAAACCTACATTAGACTTAATATTAAGCTTCTTATGAATATTTTTACGATGAGTATCTATGGTGAATTTGCTAATTTTAAGTTGCTGTGCAATTTCCAGCGTACTTCTACCCTTTACTATTAGATCAAGGATTTCGTTTTCTCGTTTAGTAAGTTTACGGCTTTCAGTATTTGTTCTCTGTTTTTTCCAGTCTTCAACCTTTATTGGTAGTTTTTCACTAAAATAATAATCTCCGCAAATAACAGTTTTGATCGCAGTTAGGAGTTCAGTACGTTCAATATTTTTGGTAATATAACCTTTAGCCCCTGCATCCAGCATCTCAATAACATCAGCACATTGATCATACATCGACAAGGCTAAAACCGGGATTTCCGGAAAGTCCTTTGTGAGTGCCCTGGTTGTTGTAACACCATCAATGATTGGCATTCGGATATCGGTAATAATCAAATCAGGCGACATTCCATTTTCAACATATTTAATTAATTCGAACCCATTACTTGCTTCGGCTATTATACAGATCTCCTTTTCGGTTGCTAATAAAGATTTAATTCCGTCAATAAATAATTGGTGATCATCAGCTATGATTATTTTTATGCTCATAATGGTACTTTTAAAATAATAGTAGTTCCATTGTTCAATGCAGAGTCAATATTATATTGCCCGTTAAGTTTGTCAATCCTCTTTTCGATATTTGTCAGACCATATCCTATATTAATTTCTTCAATATTGAATCCAATACCATTATCTTCAACCATTACAACCAACTCATCGTCATCAACAGAAAATTGAATGATACATTCTGATGCTTTTGCATGTTTGATGATGTTCGTTAGTAATTCCTGAATTATTCTGAAGAGTTGAATTTCAATGGTTGAATTTATATTTATGTGATCATCAATATCCACATTAATAACTTCTATTTGCAATTGATTACTATCTGATATCTGATTTGATATGGTTTGGGTAGCTGTAATCAGCCCTTTGGCAATTAATGCATTGGTGTTTTTGTTATGTGCTATTTTTCTGATTTCCTGATAAGTATCATCTGATAAAGTTTGCAATTGCTTCAATTCCGGTTTAATATTGTGAATATTCTCATCAGGTAAACTCTGTATTCCTTCAATATATAATTTTAGAGTGGCAATTTTGCTTCCTAAATTATCATGTAGATCGTTTGCAATACGACTCCGCTCTTTTTCCTGGGCATCAATAATGGCATCAATGCCTTGCAATTCTTGCCTTTTCATGATTTGTTCAACCTCTTGTTCTTTAATTTTCAGCTCCTGTTTTATGAGTAGTTGTTTGCGTTTAGTCCATATTTGGTGAATATATCCAAAGAACAAAGAAAGAGTCAGAAAGGCCAGTGCAATAAAGAATAAAATGCGGTTTCGGTTTCGTGCAATGTTAATTTCCAGATTGGTTAGTTTAAGTTCAGATAGCTCGCGTTTTGCTTTCTGGGTTTCGTACTTGGTTTGAATCTCATTGAATATTTCCTGGTTGTTAGCATTCAGAAGGCTATCATTAAGAACTCGGGACCGTTCAGCATATTCCAGTGCCCTTGAAAACTGATTCAATCCTTTATAGCATTCTGCTATTTGGTCGTAAGCGAAAATAAGTTGTTTACCATTCACTTTTTGTGCTACAAGATTGTAGTAGTACAAAGCTTTCTTATATTCTTTGTTTTTTAAATGAATATATCCCAGATTCCCTTGTGTAACTTCAAGTCCGGTTAACAGATTAAGTTGCTTTTTTAAAGCGATGGTTCTATCCAGATAGTATTTTGCTTTTTCAGGATCTTTATCTAAGTATATACTTCCTAGATTATTATAAATAATAGAGAGCGATCGGGTATTATCTTGCTGTTTGGCTAATTGTTCGGCTTCCAGATTGTATTTAATTGCAGTAATAGTATCGCCAACTTTAAAATATTGGGCAGCAAGATTTGGCAAAGTTATTAGTTGATACTGAGTCAGATTATTAGCCTTAAATATGTTTAAAGCTTTATTACTAAACTCAATAGCTTTATCATAATTTTCAAGTTCTGCCATTGCGCTGGCAATATTGCTGTAGCATTTGGCTGCGTTCAGATCATCTTGTACTTCCTCGAAATAAGCAGCACTTTGAGTTAGTATTTCAATTGTTTGATTGTAATTTCCTTGTCGTAAATAAATAGCTCCCAAACTTATATCTACAATAGAAGCCCGTTCAGCATTACCTGTTTTTATCAGCAGATCTTTCGTTTTTACAAAATAATAGATGGCTGAGTCCAGTTGTGTTCGATAGAAATAATTGCGTCCAAGCTGATTATACGTTTCGGCAAGAATCGAATCGTTTGATTGATATTGCAGAGCGGTAAGTGCATGTTTTTTGCCAAGATTTAAATCAATACGCTCATAAAGCTTGGAAAGCTGAAGATTGGCTTTGGCTAAATCAAAGTCGTTTGTATAAATCTTTAGCTTTGAATGCAGACTGTCTATCTCGGCATTGTTGGCACTAACAAATAAAGGGATCATCTGAAACAATGCAAATAGAAGTTTTATTCGAAAAGAGAATAACGAACTTAAGTTAAAAGAATGGACAAACATATTGTGATCTTGAGGTTTTGGTTTCATAGATTGTCCTTTTTATTCAAATTTAATGATTCTGAATCCTGTATTCAAATGTTTTACGAATAGAAGGTATTGAAACCGCGTTGACTTGAATTGTGCAACGCGGTTCGAATTTACCCGTTCCTTTTCAACCACTATTCAATAATTATCTTTTCAATTAAGGAGGTTTTTTCTGTTGTTATTCTTAATAAATAAAGTCCTTTCGTATAGGATGATAAATCTAAGCAAGATTCAGAATTGCTGAAGTTATATATGTTTATTGTAGATCCTTTTAGATTTAATAATTCAACCTGTTTGATTCCTTCAGCAGAAATGAAAACTTTTCCTTTTGTTGGGTTTGGGTAAACTAAGGTTTTTGGCACTGATGATGATTCATTTCCGGTTGATAATGAAAATATAGCTGTAAGATTTATGTTTGAAGTCATATTTTGTATTGTAATAGGATTTTCAGTTGAAAATGAAGTGCCGTCTTCAGTTTGCCATTCTATAAATTCATACGAAGTATTAGGAATAGCTTCTACAGTTGCAGCATCATCGGCTCGTTTAATAATCTGATTTAATTCTCCACTTATACTTCCATTTCCATTTGTTGCAAAGTTTAAATTATAACCAAATTGCCATTGAAGATAGGGGCGTGGATTAGCATCATATTCGGGAACTGTTTTAATAATCCATGTTTTGTCAAAATCCCATTCTGCGAAGTTATCGGCATCTGCAAACATTGAAGTTTCATAACCGATTGGTGTCTGTGAATTTTCGTCAGTAGCGATGCCATTTGAAAGTCCTGTTGTTTCTGTATCGAAATAACAATTTGTTGCAGTTGATGCTCCTTCATTTGATCCAATGAATCCTGCCGTTGTATAGGTTCCACTAACTGCACCTGTCGCATAGCAGTTCTTAATTGATGCGATTGTTGTTGTGTTTGAATAATTTCTACCAGCAAAAGCTGCCACCCATTGATATCCATTAACAGTTGCATGGCTGTAGCAATCTTCAATTGTTGAAGTATTGTTTTGAGCAACTAATCCTCCAAATGATTTAGCTCCGTAACCTCCTGTACTGTTTACGATGTTAAACGAAAAGCAGTATTTCATGATAGAGTTACCTACCAAACTACCCATTAAACCACCTGTAAAACCATATCCTGTTCTAACTTCCAGATTAGTATAACAGTAGGTAACTTCACTTGAAGTGGTTGCCATGCCAATTAATCCTGCTACAGTATTACCATTAGCTCCTTGTACTAATCCGCCAACGGCATTGCAGTTACTAATGATCGAACTGTTTGCATATCCTACCAAAGCAGCAGTATATTCTTTACCTTTAACAAGGCAATTTTCCATTACTACATTAATGATTGTTGCATTTATGACATAGCCGAATAAGCCTTGGTAATCTGTATATTGAACATTACAAGTCAATCCGCTAATGGAATGATTATGCCCGTTTAACGAACCAGTAAAATTATTGGTTTTATTACCAATAGGTGAAAAACCATTACTACTGTTCCATGTAGAAGTTGTGCTTGCATCAATGTCATCGATTAAGATAAAGTGTTTGTCCCAGTCAGCAACTGTTTCGGAAAGTGTTTTTAATTGATCAAGTGTGGCAATCTGAAAAGGATTGTTTTCTGTACCGTCACCGCCAGCGTATTCGATGGCAGTAGATTTTTCAGAGAATGCAAATGAAAGCATACTGAATAATGCGAAAAGGGTAAAAAGTTTGTTCATAATAAATGGAATTATAATTAACATAACTCAAAGGTATGAGTATGTATAAGCATTATAAATACCTAATTGTAGGTATTCGAACTTGTTATAGGTCATGATGATTTAAAAAAAACGAAATACCTTTTCAGCTTAAATATTAAGTTTCGATTAGCTTTAGTATCTTTGCAGCTCAATAAATTACGATAATAACGAAACAATAATATGGCTCAGAAACCAAGTATACCTAAAGGTACCCGGGATTTTTCGCCTGTGGAGATGGTGAAACGTAACTACATTTTCGATACGGTAAAAACAGTTTTTCAGAAATATGGATATTTACCGATTGAAACTCCTGCAATGGAAAATCTTTCTACTCTATTAGGTAAATATGGTGAAGAAGGTGATAAGCTGTTATTTAAAATATTGAATTCTGGCGATTATCTTGGTAAAGCTGATGCGAGTTTATTAGCTGAAAAAGAATCAAACAAAGTAATATCTCAAATAAGTGAAAAAGGACTTCGTTATGATCTAACCGTTCCTTTTGCCCGTTTTGTGGTACAGCACCAAAGTGAAATTACATTCCCTTTTAAGCGTTATCAGATTCAACCTGTTTGGAGAGCCGATCGACCTCAGAAAGGACGATATCGCGAGTTTTTTCAATGCGATGTTGATGTGGTTGGAAGTAACTCTTTGTTAAATGAGGTGGAGTTGATACAGATTGTTGATGAGGTTTATCAATTGCTTAATATCAATGTAGTATTAAAACTTAACAACCGAAAAGTGCTTTCGGGCATTGCTGAAATTATTGATGCTACTGATAAGATTGTTGATATAACCGTCGCTATTGATAAGCTCGATAAAATTGGTTTGGAAAAAGTAAATGAAGAATTGTCTTCAAAAGGTCTTTCTGAAGAAGCTATTCAAACTATTCAGCCAATTATCATGTTGAGTGGCACCAACAGAGAAAAGGTTGCTAAGTTACGCGAAGTATTGGCGGCATCAGAAATTGGATTGAAAGGTGTTGATGAACTGGAAGTGGTGTTGAATTATCTGGATGTTCTGAATCTGGATTTGGAAGTAGAATTGGATCTTACCTTAGCAAGAGGATTGAATTATTATACTGGAGCAATATTTGAAGTAAAAGCCAAAGATGTGGCTATTGGAAGTATTACCGGTGGTGGTCGATATGATGATTTAACTGGAATTTTTGGTCTGAAGGATGTTTCGGGGGTTGGCATTTCTTTTGGAGCAGATCGTATTTACGATGTAATGAACCAATTGGAATTATTTCCAAAAGCTGACGGAGCCAAAACCAGAGCTATGTTTGTGAATTTTGGTGGTGAAGATGAATTGTATGCGCTGGGAATACTTACTCAATTGAGAAAAGCCGGAATTAATGCCGAGTTATTCCCTGATGATGCAAAAATGAAAAAGCAAATGAATTACGCTAATAAAAAAGAAATTCCATTTGTGGTGTTGACAGGTGAAGAAGAACGTCAGGCTGGAGTAGTGACTTTGAAAAATATGGAAACAGGAGAGCAAAGCAAATTGGGTGTTGATGAATTGATAAAAGTCATCAGCATCTAAATAAGAAATTAAATACATTTGCGGATAAAGTAACTATTTACTTTATCCGCTTTTTTATGGGTAGAATATTAAAAAACAGCACACTTATTATTTGTTCTTTTGGTGGCGATATCCGTTGCCCTTGAGATATTTCCTTCTTATCTTACTCTTTAAATTCACCGTTGAGGTGGATCAATTTAGCTTTTGCACAAAAGCATCCAAACAGTCATATTAAAGATTTGAATTTTATTTATGGACAAAATATTCTATATCTCCCCTAAACCATTAACATTTGAAAATATTGAAACCATTCTTTCAGAAGGGTATCATCTTAAATTATCAGATGAGTCAATTGAATTGATTCAGGTTTGTAAAAAGTATCTGGATGATAAAATTGCCAAAGAAGATGGTCCTGTTTATGGTATCAATACAGGTTTTGGAGCTTTGCATAGTATCTCCATTTCTAAAGATGACTTGAGTCGATTACAGGAAAATCTGGTAAAGAGTCATGCTTGTGGTATTGGAAGGGAAGTACCACGCGATGTGGTTAAGCTGATGCTGATGCTGAAGATACATGCTTTAAGTTTGGGTAATTCAGGGGTACAGTTGGCTACAGTGAATCGATTGATTGATTTCTTCAATAATAATATATATCCGATAGTATTCGAGCAAGGATCATTGGGCGCTTCTGGAGATTTGGCCCCGCTGGCACATCTTTTTCTTCCATTAATCGGAGAAGGTGATGTTCACTTCAACGGAGAAACTCTTCCTGCCATTGATGTATTAAACGAAAAAGGTTGGGAGCCTATAAAAC contains:
- a CDS encoding adenylate/guanylate cyclase domain-containing protein: MGTKILIVDDSATMLAIISDIVERSIPDAELLSANDGRDACKQAVRHLPDLILMDWEMPNMNGLEAVSKLKRNELTSDTPIIMLSASDATDNIKLAFEAGAMYYIKKTVEETELIARIKSSLAISSQIKDLKAQRNQLMLSNHKNDTILRSILPAPILAQVKQYGSIPPKRYRNAVVMFVDMVDFTSKSGKMSHGTLLRELQEIFKEFDRVIESQFCTRIKTIGDAYMAACGMFHELENPELQGVKTAIKLREAIAKRNQTNSIQWEIKIGLYSGDVICSSVSTTNLSFDIFGETVNMAARMQNACEPDQINISEEIQKKVKDYYHIVTRTARKVKGKGTIPMYYIHRAINNETSPKQKGATSISNPLFLLN
- a CDS encoding response regulator transcription factor, translated to MSIKIIIADDHQLFIDGIKSLLATEKEICIIAEASNGFELIKYVENGMSPDLIITDIRMPIIDGVTTTRALTKDFPEIPVLALSMYDQCADVIEMLDAGAKGYITKNIERTELLTAIKTVICGDYYFSEKLPIKVEDWKKQRTNTESRKLTKRENEILDLIVKGRSTLEIAQQLKISKFTIDTHRKNIHKKLNIKSNVGLVNYAIKESNQNHSFDV
- a CDS encoding T9SS type A sorting domain-containing protein — protein: MNKLFTLFALFSMLSFAFSEKSTAIEYAGGDGTENNPFQIATLDQLKTLSETVADWDKHFILIDDIDASTTSTWNSSNGFSPIGNKTNNFTGSLNGHNHSISGLTCNVQYTDYQGLFGYVINATIINVVMENCLVKGKEYTAALVGYANSSIISNCNAVGGLVQGANGNTVAGLIGMATTSSEVTYCYTNLEVRTGYGFTGGLMGSLVGNSIMKYCFSFNIVNSTGGYGAKSFGGLVAQNNTSTIEDCYSHATVNGYQWVAAFAGRNYSNTTTIASIKNCYATGAVSGTYTTAGFIGSNEGASTATNCYFDTETTGLSNGIATDENSQTPIGYETSMFADADNFAEWDFDKTWIIKTVPEYDANPRPYLQWQFGYNLNFATNGNGSISGELNQIIKRADDAATVEAIPNTSYEFIEWQTEDGTSFSTENPITIQNMTSNINLTAIFSLSTGNESSSVPKTLVYPNPTKGKVFISAEGIKQVELLNLKGSTINIYNFSNSESCLDLSSYTKGLYLLRITTEKTSLIEKIIIE
- a CDS encoding WbuC family cupin fold metalloprotein; the encoded protein is MIINDELLKPVIEESRNNNRRRKNYNFHRVLEDPLQRMLNVLQPDSYVQPHRHMNPDKREAFIILKGKLLVVIFNEGGEIMDSAVLDNTTGSYGYDIDAGIFHSIIALEPDTVVYEVKDGPYFPLDDKNFASWAPAEGDANALSYNEELKKKLL
- a CDS encoding sensor histidine kinase, translated to MKPKPQDHNMFVHSFNLSSLFSFRIKLLFALFQMIPLFVSANNAEIDSLHSKLKIYTNDFDLAKANLQLSKLYERIDLNLGKKHALTALQYQSNDSILAETYNQLGRNYFYRTQLDSAIYYFVKTKDLLIKTGNAERASIVDISLGAIYLRQGNYNQTIEILTQSAAYFEEVQDDLNAAKCYSNIASAMAELENYDKAIEFSNKALNIFKANNLTQYQLITLPNLAAQYFKVGDTITAIKYNLEAEQLAKQQDNTRSLSIIYNNLGSIYLDKDPEKAKYYLDRTIALKKQLNLLTGLEVTQGNLGYIHLKNKEYKKALYYYNLVAQKVNGKQLIFAYDQIAECYKGLNQFSRALEYAERSRVLNDSLLNANNQEIFNEIQTKYETQKAKRELSELKLTNLEINIARNRNRILFFIALAFLTLSLFFGYIHQIWTKRKQLLIKQELKIKEQEVEQIMKRQELQGIDAIIDAQEKERSRIANDLHDNLGSKIATLKLYIEGIQSLPDENIHNIKPELKQLQTLSDDTYQEIRKIAHNKNTNALIAKGLITATQTISNQISDSNQLQIEVINVDIDDHININSTIEIQLFRIIQELLTNIIKHAKASECIIQFSVDDDELVVMVEDNGIGFNIEEINIGYGLTNIEKRIDKLNGQYNIDSALNNGTTIILKVPL
- the ettA gene encoding energy-dependent translational throttle protein EttA — translated: MSDDKKIIFSMVGVSKTFPPQKKVLNNIYLSFFYGAKIGIIGLNGSGKSTLLKIIAGVEKNYEGNVVFSPGYSVGYLEQEPQLDENKTVKEVVQEGVQEIVDILKAYEAVNERFGDPEVLEDPDKMQALMDEQAALQEKIDQHDAWNLDTKLDRAMDALRCPPEDQKIAVLSGGEKRRVALCRLLLQEPDILLLDEPTNHLDAESVQWLEQHLQQYKGTVIGITHDRYFLDNVAGWILELDRGEGIPWQGNYSSWLDQKTKRLANEEKQASKRRKTLERELEWVRMTPKARQAKSKARLGAYDNLLNEDVKEKEQKLEIFIPNGPRLGDKVINAQGVAKGFGDRLLFEDLNFTLPKNGIVGVIGPNGAGKTTLFRLIMGLETPDAGTFEVGETVKTSYVDQSHDDILPGKTVYEVVSKGEETIKMGGKELNARAYLSRFNFSGTDQQKKCEILSGGERNRLHLAMALKEEGNVLLLDEPTNDIDVNTLRALEEGLDDFAGCAVVISHDRWFLDRVATHIMAFEGDSKIYFFEGSYTEYEENKKRRLGDVTPHRIKYKKLIKN
- the hisS gene encoding histidine--tRNA ligase, whose protein sequence is MAQKPSIPKGTRDFSPVEMVKRNYIFDTVKTVFQKYGYLPIETPAMENLSTLLGKYGEEGDKLLFKILNSGDYLGKADASLLAEKESNKVISQISEKGLRYDLTVPFARFVVQHQSEITFPFKRYQIQPVWRADRPQKGRYREFFQCDVDVVGSNSLLNEVELIQIVDEVYQLLNINVVLKLNNRKVLSGIAEIIDATDKIVDITVAIDKLDKIGLEKVNEELSSKGLSEEAIQTIQPIIMLSGTNREKVAKLREVLAASEIGLKGVDELEVVLNYLDVLNLDLEVELDLTLARGLNYYTGAIFEVKAKDVAIGSITGGGRYDDLTGIFGLKDVSGVGISFGADRIYDVMNQLELFPKADGAKTRAMFVNFGGEDELYALGILTQLRKAGINAELFPDDAKMKKQMNYANKKEIPFVVLTGEEERQAGVVTLKNMETGEQSKLGVDELIKVISI